The Delphinus delphis chromosome 7, mDelDel1.2, whole genome shotgun sequence genome includes a window with the following:
- the EN1 gene encoding homeobox protein engrailed-1, translating into MEEQQPEPKSQRDSGLGAAAAVAAAAAPGSLSLSLSPGASGSSGSDGDSVPVSPQPAPPSPPAAPCLPPLAHHPHLPPHPPPPPPPPPQQQHLAAPAHQPQPAAQLHRTTNFFIDNILRPDFGCKKEQPPPQLLVAAAAAAGGGAGGGRVERDRGQTGAGRDPVHPLGTRAPGAASLLCAPDANCGPPDGSPPATAGGAGASKAGNPAAAAAAAAAAAAAAVAAAAAAAAAAKPSDSGGGSGGGVGSPGAQGAKYPEHSNPAILLMGSANGGPVVKTDSQQPLVWPAWVYCTRYSDRPSSGPRTRKLKKKKNEKEDKRPRTAFTAEQLQRLKAEFQANRYITEQRRQTLAQELSLNESQIKIWFQNKRAKIKKATGIKNGLALHLMAQGLYNHSTTTVQDKDESE; encoded by the exons ATGGAAGAACAGCAGCCGGAACCTAAAAGTCAGCGCGACTCGGGCCTCGGCGCGGCGGCGgcagtggcggcggcggcggcccccgGCAGCCTCAGCCTGAGCCTCAGCCCCGGCGCCAGCGGCAGCAGCGGCAGCGATGGAGACAGCGTGCCGGTGTCCCCGCAGCCCGCGCCCCCCTCGCCGCCCGCGGCGCCCTGCCTGCCGCCCCTGGCCCACCACCCGCATCTCCCCccgcaccccccgcccccgccgccgccgccgccgcagcagcAGCATCTCGCGGCGCCTGCTCACCAGCCGCAGCCCGCGGCCCAGCTGCACCGCACCACCAACTTTTTCATCGACAACATCCTGAGGCCGGACTTCGGCTGCAAAAAGGAGCAGCCGCCGCCGCAGCTcctggtggcggcggcggcggcggccggaggAGGCGCAGGAGGAGGTCGGGTCGAGCGTGACAGAGGCCAGACCGGCGCAGGTAGAGACCCTGTCCACCCGCTGGGCACGAGGGCGCCAGGCGCCGCCTCACTCCTGTGCGCCCCGGACGCGAACTGTGGCCCACCCGACGGTTCCCCGCCAGCCACCGCCGGCGGAGCGGGTGCGTCCAAAGCTGGGaacccggcggcggcggcggcggcggcggcggcggcggctgcggcggccgtagcagcggcagcagcagcagcagcagcggccaaACCTTCGGACAGCGGCGGTGGCAGTGGAGGCGGCGTGGGGAGCCCGGGAGCGCAGGGTGCTAAGTACCCGGAGCACAGCAACCCGGCCATCCTGCTAATGGGCTCAGCCAACGGCGGGCCCGTAGTCAAAACTGACTCGCAGCAGCCCCTCGTGTGGCCCGCCTGGGTCTACTGCACGCGCTACTCGGATCGTCCGTCCTCCG GTCCACGCACCAGAAAgctaaagaagaagaagaacgaGAAGGAGGACAAGCGGCCGCGGACGGCGTTCACGGCCGAGCAGCTGCAGAGACTCAAGGCGGAGTTCCAGGCGAACCGCTACATCACCGAGCAGCGGCGGCAGACCCTGGCCCAGGAGCTCAGCCTCAACGAGTCCCAGATCAAGATCTGGTTCCAGAACAAGCGCGCCAAGATCAAGAAAGCCACGGGCATCAAGAACGGCCTGGCGCTGCACCTCATGGCGCAGGGACTATACAACCACTCAACCACTACGGTCCAGGACAAAGACGAGAGCGAGTAG